A section of the Zymoseptoria tritici IPO323 chromosome 9, whole genome shotgun sequence genome encodes:
- a CDS encoding Fe-S cluster assembly factor NBP35 gives MAPSLEEPIQNVDDALEANLKKAPNLVAPEPEHCPGPESQNAGKGDACAGCPNQAICASAPKGPDPDIPVITERLAGVKHKILVLSGKGGVGKSTFTTMLAHAFASNPENMVGIMDTDICGPSIPKMMGVEAETIHVTNTGWEPVWVSDNLGVMSVQFMLPNRDDAVIWRGPKKNGLIKQFLKDVEWGEMDYLFVDTPPGTSDEHLSVNSYLKESGVDGAVIVTTPQEVSLLDVRKEIDFCRKAGIRVLGLVENMSGFVCPKCTHQSEIFRATTGGGRKLAKDTGIPFLGAVPLDPRIGMACDYGESFFDNFGDSPACKALKDVVRAVGAEIGVPADQILAED, from the coding sequence ATGGCGCCGTCTTTGGAGGAACCGATCCAAAATGTAGATGACGCCCTCGAGGCCAACTTGAAGAAAGCTCCCAACCTCGTAGCACCAGAACCGGAGCACTGTCCAGGCCCAGAATCACAAAATGCAGGCAAAGGAGACGCATGTGCGGGATGTCCTAACCAGGCCATATGCGCGTCCGCGCCCAAAGGACCCGATCCCGACATTCCCGTCATCACAGAGCGACTGGCCGGCGTCAAGCACAAAATTCTGGTGCTGAGCGGCAAAGGCGGAGTGGGCAAAAGCACATTCACCACTATGCTCGCACATGCGTTTGCGAGTAATCCCGAGAACATGGTCGGTATAATGGACACGGATATCTGTGGACCCAGCATTCCGAAGATGATGGGCGTTGAGGCTGAGACGATTCATGTCACCAATACGGGATGGGAGCCGGTTTGGGTCAGCGACAATCTGGGCGTGATGAGTGTGCAGTTTATGCTGCCGAATCGAGATGATGCGGTCATTTGGAGAGGACCGAAGAAGAATGGACTTATCAAGCAATTTCTCAAGGACGTGGAGTGGGGAGAGATGGACTATCTATTCGTTGACACACCTCCCGGCACATCCGACGAGCACCTCAGCGTGAACAGCTACCTCAAAGAATCCGGTGTCGACGGAGCCGTGATCGTGACCACACCGCAAGAAGTCAGTCTGCTGGACGTGCGCAAGGAAATCGACTTCTGCCGCAAAGCCGGGATCCGAGTACTCGGACTGGTCGAGAACATGAGCGGATTCGTCTGTCCAAAGTGCACACACCAGTCGGAAATCTTCCGTGCAACGACTGGTGGCGGACGGAAACTAGCGAAGGACACGGGCATTCCATTTCTTGGTGCGGTGCCACTGGATCCGAGGATCGGTATGGCTTGTGATTATGGTGAGAGCTTTTTCGACAACTTTGGCGATTCGCCCGCTTGCAAGGCACTCAAGGATGTCGTGAGGGCAGTGGGTGCCGAGATTGGTGTTCCGGCGGATCAAATACTGGCAGAGGATTGA